A section of the Salmo trutta chromosome 4, fSalTru1.1, whole genome shotgun sequence genome encodes:
- the LOC115190523 gene encoding CD209 antigen-like protein A, which yields MTKFSNLKQTCPEGWQKFNSRWYFLSTVKKTWNESREDCLERGADLVIINSDKEQQFLFGLNKGVWIGLTDSVTEETWKWVDGTPLTTPSYWHSQQPDNGRDDPKNGEEDCVELNTETWPPAKAWNDQSCLDNRQWICEKVV from the exons ATGACAAAGTTCTCTAATCTGA AACAAACCTGTCCTGAAGGCTGGCAGAAGTTTAACTCCAGGTGGTACTTCCTGTCTACAGTgaaaaaaacctggaatgagagcagagaggactgtctggagagaggagcagacctggTGATCATAAACAGTGATAAGgaacag CAGTTTCTCTTTGGCCTCAATAAGGGAGTctggattggtctgactgactctgttactgaggAGACCTGGAAATGGGTGGACGGCACcccactgaccaccccaag TTACTGGCACTCACAGCAGCCTGATAATGGTCGTGACGACCCAAAAAATGGGGAGGAGGACTGTGTTGAGCTGAACACAGAAACCTGGCCTCCTGCAAAGGCATGGAATGACCAGTCATGTTTAGACAATCGTCAATGGATTTGTGAGAAGGTGGTTTAA